Part of the Kangiella geojedonensis genome is shown below.
CCACCAGAAATTAGCTGAAGCTTTCCCTGCTTGGAAGTCGGTGCAAGATGTACTTTCTAGCACAGGACCAACCGAAGATTCTGTATGAATATCAACTCAACGACAGCTAACGGATACAAAATCTGTAGTGGTATGTTGTTAACTTAAGGTCAAACATAAGGAGATCAACCATGTCATTCTATATTGATGGATATGTACTACCTGTACCGAACGATAAGCTCGATGAATACATCGAAATGGCCAAACGCGCTGGTGAAGTCTGGAAAGAATACGGAGCATTAAAAGTTGTCGAAGCCAAAGCCGACGACGTTCCCGAGGGAAAAGTCACATCGTTCGGTCAAAGTGTTCAGCTTAAAGAAGGCGAAACCGTCATCTTCTCATACATCCTTTATGAATCCCGCGAAGCGCGCGATGCCATTAACGAGAAGGTTATGCAAGATCCGCGCTTGGCTGACATGATGGATCCGAAAAATTTACCCTTTGATGGTATGCGGATGTTCTGGGGCGGCTTCACGCCAATCGTAGAACTATAGGAGATTTTCAATGAGTGATAAAAATATTGAGTTAAGGGCTCCCATCGCACACCTTGTTTGCGATCCTTGCTCTGAAGCTATCGAGTTTTATGTAAAAGCTTTCGGCGCTGAAGAGTTACAAAGGGTTCCGGGGCCAAATGGTGAAAAGATCATGCACGCCTGCTTAAAGATCGACGATGGCTATATTTTCCTAGTCGATGACTTCCCCGAGTTTAATCCAGAGGGTAAATCACAATCACCAAAGGCTCTGGGCGGAAGTCCTGTCACCATTCATCGCTATGTAGACAACTGCGATGATGCGTTTAAGCAAGCGATTGACACAGGGGCGACTGGTAAAATGGAGCCTCAAGATACTTTCTGGGGTGATCGTTACGCAGCCTTTGTTGATCCTTTCGGCCATAACTGGTCAATAGCACATCGAGTAAAAAATGTGAGCGATGAAGATCTTAAGAAAGCCATGAATGAAGAGTTTAGTGGTGAGAAGTGTTAGTGCAGTCCAAATAAGCGGTTAGTAAAAACACTAACCGCTTATTTGTTCACTCAATGTTTACTCAAAAGCCTCTGCGTCGCCAGCCCCTTGACGAACAACTTCTGGGTAACCGGAGGTTAGGTCAATGACCGTGGTAGGCTCATGGCCACAATAGCCACCATCAATCACCACATCAACACGTCCATTCAATATGTCATGAATCTCATACGGTTC
Proteins encoded:
- a CDS encoding DUF1428 domain-containing protein translates to MSFYIDGYVLPVPNDKLDEYIEMAKRAGEVWKEYGALKVVEAKADDVPEGKVTSFGQSVQLKEGETVIFSYILYESREARDAINEKVMQDPRLADMMDPKNLPFDGMRMFWGGFTPIVEL
- a CDS encoding VOC family protein; its protein translation is MSDKNIELRAPIAHLVCDPCSEAIEFYVKAFGAEELQRVPGPNGEKIMHACLKIDDGYIFLVDDFPEFNPEGKSQSPKALGGSPVTIHRYVDNCDDAFKQAIDTGATGKMEPQDTFWGDRYAAFVDPFGHNWSIAHRVKNVSDEDLKKAMNEEFSGEKC